A single region of the Fenollaria sporofastidiosus genome encodes:
- a CDS encoding L-threonylcarbamoyladenylate synthase, producing the protein MTELLKITDDNIKLCAEEIKMGGLVAFPTETVYGLGADGLNAEAVKKIYEAKGRQSDNPLILHIASLDMIEPLAYYDKKYDALLDAFWPGPMTIILKKKDVVPSVITAGLDSVAIRMPSSEVARKLIEYAGTPIAAPSANISGYPSPTCAEHVYKDLHGKLKYILAGEMSEVGIESTVIDLSRDKVRILRPGKISLEDLQKIIPDAEYDEAITDDKEVKKPISPGQKYTHYKPNAKVVIIMGEGEDLIKKMKAEYEANLDKKPVVFTLREYEDEFHGFKTMDLGSIKEPISISHNIFNLLRTADDMGYGYIIMQGYERKGIFMAIMNRIIKSSGHNIKY; encoded by the coding sequence ATGACAGAGCTTTTAAAAATTACAGATGATAATATAAAATTGTGCGCTGAAGAGATTAAAATGGGCGGTCTAGTTGCCTTTCCAACTGAAACTGTTTATGGCCTAGGAGCCGATGGACTAAACGCTGAAGCTGTTAAGAAGATTTACGAAGCAAAAGGTAGACAAAGTGACAACCCACTAATACTTCATATTGCGTCTTTAGATATGATAGAGCCGCTTGCATATTATGACAAAAAATATGATGCTCTTCTTGATGCCTTTTGGCCAGGACCTATGACTATAATCTTGAAAAAGAAGGACGTAGTTCCAAGCGTAATCACAGCAGGTCTTGATAGCGTCGCAATACGTATGCCATCGAGCGAGGTTGCACGAAAACTTATAGAGTATGCTGGGACTCCTATAGCAGCACCGAGCGCGAACATATCTGGCTATCCATCGCCAACGTGCGCAGAGCATGTATACAAGGACCTTCACGGCAAGCTTAAGTACATACTAGCTGGAGAGATGAGTGAAGTAGGTATCGAATCAACTGTTATCGACCTAAGTAGAGACAAGGTACGCATACTAAGACCGGGCAAGATTTCCTTAGAAGACTTGCAAAAGATAATACCGGATGCAGAGTATGATGAGGCAATCACTGATGATAAAGAAGTGAAGAAACCAATCAGCCCTGGACAAAAGTATACACACTACAAGCCTAATGCCAAGGTGGTCATCATCATGGGCGAGGGTGAGGACCTTATTAAAAAGATGAAGGCCGAGTATGAGGCAAACCTTGACAAGAAGCCAGTAGTCTTTACACTTAGGGAGTACGAAGACGAGTTTCATGGTTTCAAGACCATGGACCTAGGCAGTATCAAGGAGCCCATAAGCATATCGCACAACATCTTTAACCTATTAAGGACGGCAGATGATATGGGATACGGCTACATCATCATGCAAGGTTATGAGCGCAAAGGTATATTCATGGCGATTATGAATAGGATTATCAAGTCTTCGGGCCACAACATTAAGTATTGA
- the rpiB gene encoding ribose 5-phosphate isomerase B → MRKIGIASDHGGFELKEKLKAYMSEKGLDVVDYGTDSTESVDYPVYGKKAAKGVIAGEVEKAVVICGTGIGISLAANKVEGIRCALCTNEYMAKMSRNHNDANMLALGARVIGDELAKSILDTFLAEEFLAGRHKRRVDLIENC, encoded by the coding sequence ATGAGAAAGATAGGCATAGCATCAGATCATGGAGGATTTGAACTAAAGGAAAAGTTAAAAGCTTATATGAGCGAAAAAGGTTTAGACGTCGTTGATTACGGCACAGACTCTACAGAGTCAGTTGACTATCCGGTTTATGGCAAGAAAGCAGCGAAGGGTGTAATTGCTGGCGAAGTAGAGAAGGCAGTCGTTATCTGCGGCACTGGCATAGGCATATCACTAGCTGCAAACAAGGTAGAAGGCATCAGATGCGCACTTTGCACTAATGAATACATGGCTAAGATGTCAAGAAACCATAACGATGCGAACATGCTAGCTCTTGGCGCAAGAGTTATAGGAGATGAACTTGCGAAATCTATACTTGATACATTTTTAGCGGAAGAATTTTTAGCAGGAAGACATAAAAGAAGAGTCGATTTAATCGAAAATTGTTAG
- the upp gene encoding uracil phosphoribosyltransferase — protein MVTVFDHPLIKHKLSILRMKQTGTKQFKEIVTELSMLMGYEVTRDLQLEEMPIETPICKTVGYSLAGKKIALVPILRAGLGMVDGMLSLLPAAKVGHIGLYRDPKTYEPVEYYCKLPSDIEKREVIVLDPMLATGGSATAAIDFLKKRGAKHIKLVNIIAAPEGVEYVKSHHPDVDIFVANVDEKLNEHKYIVPGLGDAGDRLFGTK, from the coding sequence ATGGTAACTGTATTTGATCATCCACTTATTAAACACAAACTAAGCATATTAAGAATGAAACAAACTGGCACAAAGCAATTTAAGGAGATAGTTACAGAGCTATCTATGCTTATGGGCTACGAAGTAACTAGAGATTTACAATTAGAAGAGATGCCTATAGAGACACCTATATGTAAAACTGTTGGCTATAGTTTAGCTGGCAAGAAGATAGCACTAGTGCCTATACTTAGAGCTGGTCTTGGTATGGTAGACGGCATGCTAAGCCTACTACCTGCAGCAAAGGTTGGTCACATAGGTCTATATAGAGATCCAAAGACTTATGAACCGGTTGAGTACTATTGCAAGCTCCCTTCAGATATAGAGAAGAGAGAAGTTATAGTTCTTGACCCAATGCTTGCAACTGGTGGAAGTGCCACTGCAGCTATAGATTTTTTAAAGAAGAGAGGCGCAAAGCACATTAAGCTTGTAAACATCATTGCTGCTCCAGAAGGAGTTGAATACGTAAAGAGTCACCACCCAGATGTTGACATCTTTGTAGCAAATGTTGATGAAAAGCTTAATGAACACAAGTACATCGTTCCAGGACTTGGAGACGCAGGAGACAGACTTTTCGGAACTAAGTAG
- a CDS encoding glycosyltransferase family 4 protein, producing the protein MRRIYFAAFVSLVLALILTRLQIKLSKKLGFIDVPKDQRRMHTDSVPTCGGFAMFFAIFIPYMILYKFTPRNTAIFIGSIIIMLSGFYDDIHDLKPKYKVLFQLMAALVVYFLGNIRIMNIGNPFIDNNLLSLGFLSLPVTLFWIVGVTNIINLIDGLDGLAGGVVFISSMTLAVVSVSYEQYSLTALALCIGMSYLGFLKYNFAPAKIFMGDTGALLAGFLLAVVTIQGAMKAVAAIGIIVPIMILGLPVFDTTFAMIRRLLSGRSIASADKGHLHHRLLRKYSTKKTVLILYTISAIFSIFGILVMKLRNTVSVLLSGIIFMIIVFLAYKIGLFKDGEN; encoded by the coding sequence TTGAGAAGAATATATTTTGCAGCTTTTGTAAGTTTAGTTTTAGCGCTTATACTTACAAGATTGCAAATAAAATTGTCTAAGAAGCTTGGCTTTATCGACGTGCCGAAGGATCAAAGACGTATGCACACAGACTCTGTGCCAACATGTGGCGGCTTCGCTATGTTCTTTGCAATCTTCATTCCATATATGATACTATACAAATTTACGCCAAGGAACACAGCCATTTTCATAGGCTCTATCATCATTATGCTATCGGGTTTTTACGATGACATACATGACCTTAAGCCGAAGTATAAGGTGTTATTTCAGCTTATGGCGGCGCTTGTGGTTTACTTTTTAGGCAATATTAGGATAATGAACATAGGTAACCCATTTATCGATAACAACCTTTTGAGCTTGGGTTTTCTATCTCTGCCTGTAACACTATTTTGGATAGTTGGTGTTACTAATATCATAAACTTAATAGATGGCCTTGATGGTCTAGCAGGCGGTGTTGTCTTTATCTCATCAATGACCTTAGCTGTAGTTTCTGTTTCGTATGAACAGTACTCACTAACAGCACTAGCTTTATGCATAGGCATGAGCTACCTTGGCTTTTTGAAGTACAACTTTGCACCTGCAAAGATATTCATGGGAGACACTGGAGCCTTGCTAGCAGGATTTTTGCTCGCAGTAGTAACTATACAAGGAGCGATGAAGGCGGTCGCTGCCATCGGCATCATAGTACCAATCATGATACTTGGACTACCAGTCTTCGATACAACTTTTGCAATGATTAGAAGGCTGCTTAGCGGTAGATCGATTGCTTCAGCTGACAAGGGCCACTTGCATCATAGATTATTAAGAAAGTATTCGACAAAGAAGACAGTTTTGATATTATATACAATATCAGCCATATTCTCAATCTTTGGCATACTTGTGATGAAGCTTAGAAACACAGTATCTGTACTTTTGTCTGGAATTATTTTTATGATTATAGTATTTTTAGCATATAAGATTGGATTGTTTAAGGATGGTGAAAATTGA
- the wecB gene encoding non-hydrolyzing UDP-N-acetylglucosamine 2-epimerase, producing the protein MKALIIFGTRPEGIKMAPIIKELKTADNVELVTCITSQHRELLDSVIKVFDLEIDYDLNIFEKGQTLTDITVRSLKGLEEVIKKEKPDVVLVQGDTTTVFAGALEAFYNGVKIGHVEAGLRSGNIHSPFPEEANRKLTGIMTDFHFCPTQRAKDNLIKEGYDESKLYITGNTVIDALLMTADKVDSFTRDDLKKLDLNKKLILLTSHRRENQGEPMENIFSAVRKIADEFDDVSIVFPMHPNPRVRELAKKHLDGADNVLLTEPVEYEDMAYILKNAYMVVTDSGGLQEEAPALGVPVLVIRRETERPEGIEYGTAKLVGTEFDSVYTNMKTLLTNEDEYMKMHKAINPYGDGNSSKIIKDILIREVK; encoded by the coding sequence TTGAAAGCTTTAATAATATTTGGCACAAGGCCTGAAGGTATAAAGATGGCACCTATTATTAAAGAGTTAAAAACTGCTGATAATGTTGAGCTTGTAACATGTATAACAAGTCAGCACAGAGAGCTTTTAGACTCTGTAATAAAGGTTTTTGATCTTGAGATTGATTATGATTTAAATATATTTGAGAAGGGACAGACTTTAACCGATATAACTGTTAGGTCCCTAAAGGGTCTTGAAGAGGTTATTAAGAAAGAGAAACCTGATGTAGTTCTTGTGCAAGGTGATACTACAACAGTATTTGCAGGTGCACTTGAGGCCTTCTACAATGGAGTTAAGATAGGCCACGTTGAAGCAGGCCTTCGTAGTGGCAACATCCATAGTCCATTCCCAGAGGAAGCGAACAGAAAGCTTACTGGTATCATGACTGACTTTCATTTTTGCCCAACACAAAGGGCGAAGGATAACCTTATCAAAGAAGGATATGATGAGAGTAAGTTATACATAACAGGTAACACTGTTATAGATGCCCTACTAATGACTGCTGACAAGGTAGACTCTTTTACAAGAGATGACCTTAAGAAGCTCGACTTAAATAAGAAGCTAATACTTCTTACTTCGCATAGAAGAGAGAACCAAGGTGAACCTATGGAAAATATCTTCTCAGCTGTAAGAAAGATTGCTGACGAGTTTGATGATGTAAGCATAGTCTTTCCTATGCATCCAAATCCAAGGGTTAGAGAGCTTGCGAAGAAGCACCTTGATGGAGCGGACAATGTTTTACTAACAGAGCCTGTTGAGTATGAAGACATGGCATATATATTAAAGAACGCTTACATGGTTGTAACAGACTCAGGCGGATTGCAAGAGGAAGCACCTGCACTTGGTGTTCCTGTTCTTGTTATTAGACGCGAGACTGAAAGACCAGAAGGCATTGAATATGGTACTGCAAAGCTTGTCGGAACTGAGTTCGATAGTGTTTATACTAATATGAAGACGCTACTTACTAATGAAGACGAGTATATGAAGATGCACAAGGCCATCAACCCATATGGAGACGGCAATAGCTCCAAGATAATCAAAGATATATTGATAAGAGAGGTAAAGTAA
- the ychF gene encoding redox-regulated ATPase YchF, protein MKLGIVGLPNVGKSTLFNAITKAGAEVANYPFCTIDPNVGVVEVPDERLKILTEVNKSKKTIPAVIEFYDIAGLVKGASKGEGLGNKFLSHIREVEAIVHVLRVFEDENIVHVDGSIDPIRDIETINLELIFSDLDMVESRIQKLIKQVKGDKSLQSELDLLNEVKKVLEQGKSARVLELNDDQKAMLRSFNLLSLKPIIYVLNVSEDDYINDLKDNKYIARLREYAESEGSEIVPISVKIEEEMSELDDEERKAFLEDMGIKESGLDRLIKKSYKLLGLMSFLTTGEDETRAWTIKNGTRAVDAAAKIHSDIARGFIRAEVVSYDDLVANEMSMNKVKEKGLMRLEGKDYIMQEGDIVYFRFNV, encoded by the coding sequence ATGAAATTAGGTATAGTAGGACTACCCAATGTTGGCAAGTCAACACTTTTTAATGCGATAACAAAGGCAGGAGCGGAAGTTGCAAACTATCCATTCTGCACTATAGACCCCAATGTTGGCGTTGTTGAAGTGCCAGATGAGAGATTAAAAATATTAACAGAAGTAAATAAATCAAAGAAGACAATACCAGCTGTTATTGAGTTTTATGACATAGCAGGTCTTGTTAAGGGCGCGTCAAAGGGCGAGGGCCTTGGTAACAAGTTCCTTTCACACATAAGAGAGGTTGAAGCCATAGTTCACGTACTAAGAGTCTTTGAAGATGAAAACATAGTACATGTTGACGGCAGCATAGACCCTATAAGAGATATAGAGACTATCAACCTAGAGCTTATATTCTCAGACCTTGATATGGTTGAATCTAGGATACAAAAGCTTATTAAGCAGGTGAAGGGTGACAAGTCTTTACAAAGCGAGCTTGACTTACTTAATGAAGTGAAGAAGGTTCTTGAACAAGGTAAGTCTGCGAGAGTCTTAGAACTTAATGATGATCAAAAGGCTATGCTTAGAAGCTTTAATCTTTTAAGCTTAAAGCCTATAATTTACGTTTTAAATGTATCTGAAGATGACTACATCAATGACTTAAAGGATAACAAGTACATTGCAAGACTTAGAGAGTATGCAGAGAGCGAAGGATCTGAGATAGTTCCTATCTCTGTAAAGATTGAAGAAGAGATGAGTGAGCTTGATGATGAAGAAAGAAAGGCTTTCTTAGAAGACATGGGCATAAAAGAGTCTGGTCTTGACAGACTTATCAAAAAGAGCTACAAGCTTCTTGGTCTTATGAGCTTCTTAACAACTGGTGAAGACGAGACAAGAGCGTGGACTATTAAGAATGGAACTAGAGCCGTTGATGCAGCGGCAAAGATTCACTCAGACATCGCAAGAGGCTTTATACGCGCGGAAGTTGTTAGCTACGACGACCTTGTTGCTAACGAGATGTCTATGAACAAAGTAAAAGAGAAGGGCCTTATGAGACTAGAAGGCAAGGACTATATTATGCAAGAAGGAGATATAGTTTACTTCAGGTTTAATGTATAA
- a CDS encoding ribonuclease H-like domain-containing protein, with the protein MKILEYDEKLTFKSKYYDEEAVFLDIETTGLSPMRSFIYLIGLVFIDLSKSTMHITQLIAEDADEEEEIISIMNEKLKGYKTVVTYNGNSFDLPFISKRAERYGIAVHELASFDMYEKLRLHKDTLGLDGLKQKNIEKKLGIIREDRFNGGECISFYKDYAKNKTKESFDRFVLHNYDDLLYMPATMSILDLLDEKITIDIDGRKYKFDKHSIKKDILVIDFTTDMGINTYVEEQGYLVEENEGHRHLEFTLKTGYMNDARKVKYLEKKSLGRLKCDDFDGEDLVAGGIVPIRIQNKLFIRNIIKLGSI; encoded by the coding sequence ATGAAAATTTTAGAATATGATGAAAAATTAACTTTTAAGTCTAAGTACTACGATGAGGAAGCTGTTTTTCTTGATATTGAAACGACAGGACTTAGCCCCATGAGAAGCTTTATCTACCTCATTGGGCTAGTTTTTATTGACTTAAGTAAAAGCACTATGCATATAACACAGCTCATAGCTGAGGATGCTGATGAAGAGGAAGAAATTATCTCTATAATGAATGAGAAGCTTAAAGGATACAAAACAGTCGTTACATACAACGGCAACTCCTTCGACCTTCCTTTCATATCTAAGCGCGCTGAGCGTTATGGCATAGCCGTGCATGAACTAGCGTCCTTTGATATGTATGAGAAGCTTAGACTGCATAAGGACACCTTAGGGCTTGACGGACTTAAGCAAAAGAATATCGAGAAGAAGCTTGGAATCATTAGAGAGGACCGCTTTAATGGCGGTGAGTGCATCAGCTTCTACAAGGACTACGCGAAAAACAAGACTAAGGAGAGCTTCGATAGATTCGTTCTTCATAACTATGATGACCTTTTATATATGCCTGCAACCATGTCCATACTCGACCTCTTAGATGAGAAGATCACCATTGACATAGATGGACGCAAGTATAAATTTGATAAGCATAGTATTAAAAAGGATATCTTAGTGATTGATTTCACAACTGATATGGGTATCAATACTTATGTAGAGGAGCAGGGCTACCTCGTAGAAGAGAACGAGGGACACAGGCACCTAGAGTTTACACTCAAGACTGGCTACATGAATGATGCGCGTAAGGTGAAGTACCTAGAGAAGAAAAGCTTAGGCAGGCTAAAATGTGACGACTTTGATGGCGAAGACTTAGTGGCAGGTGGCATTGTTCCTATACGCATACAAAATAAATTATTTATTCGAAATATAATTAAATTAGGTAGTATTTAG
- a CDS encoding glutaredoxin family protein, with the protein MKLELYYKAECPYCEKVLGYMMDHCNVKGVELIDIKEGNNNEDLIKRGGKDQVPCLFIDGKALYESDDIIKYFKENF; encoded by the coding sequence ATGAAATTAGAACTTTATTACAAGGCTGAGTGTCCATACTGCGAGAAGGTACTTGGATATATGATGGACCACTGCAATGTTAAGGGTGTTGAGCTTATCGACATCAAAGAGGGAAACAACAACGAAGACTTAATCAAAAGAGGCGGCAAGGATCAAGTGCCATGTCTTTTCATAGATGGCAAGGCACTTTATGAATCGGACGATATAATTAAATATTTTAAAGAAAATTTTTAG
- a CDS encoding aminoacyl-histidine dipeptidase, which produces MDYKELPAQEVFHWFREINQIPRGSGDEKRISDYLYNWAKERNLDVWQDKALNIVIHKGATKGYENAPKVILQGHMDMVCEKTLDSDHDFSKDPIEMIVDGDYLRANNTTLGADDGIAVAMALAVLDADDIEHPALEVVFTTAEETSMVGAINLTNEHLSGDYLFNIDSEEEGIFLSSSSGGVNSESKFKVEYKDNDKKALEITLKGFTGGHSGMEIIKQRANAIKVLARLLNECNCDKLRLVSIEGGTKHNAIANVSKATIVHKDYAKVKEAMNELFSHIKKDYHIEDPNMTLEFKEVKADKRMTKKDTDRIINFLMLAPHGVIYMSKDIEGLVMTSCNAAILRTEAGSVNYLCSIRSSSDAALVEVREQVRIMTEVLGGKVELSESYPSWEFDEDPVLRDLVSKVYKEETGKDAEVSAIHAGLECGLLKQILPDTKMISFGPNIYDVHTAREHLDIKSTERMWKFLKALLKAVK; this is translated from the coding sequence ATGGATTACAAAGAATTACCAGCACAAGAAGTTTTTCATTGGTTTAGAGAGATCAACCAAATTCCAAGAGGCTCAGGCGACGAAAAGAGAATTTCTGACTACCTATACAATTGGGCAAAGGAAAGAAATTTAGATGTATGGCAAGACAAGGCGCTAAACATCGTTATACACAAGGGCGCTACAAAGGGTTATGAGAACGCACCAAAGGTTATCTTGCAAGGACACATGGACATGGTTTGTGAAAAGACTTTAGATAGCGACCACGACTTCTCAAAAGATCCAATTGAGATGATAGTTGACGGCGACTACCTAAGAGCCAACAACACAACACTTGGCGCTGATGACGGTATAGCTGTTGCGATGGCACTTGCAGTACTAGATGCAGATGACATTGAGCATCCAGCATTAGAAGTAGTATTTACAACTGCAGAAGAAACATCCATGGTCGGAGCTATAAACTTAACAAACGAACACCTAAGCGGCGACTACCTATTCAACATTGACTCTGAAGAAGAAGGCATATTCTTATCTTCAAGCTCAGGTGGAGTTAATAGTGAATCCAAATTCAAAGTAGAATACAAAGATAACGACAAAAAAGCTTTAGAAATAACACTTAAAGGCTTTACAGGCGGACACAGCGGCATGGAAATCATCAAGCAAAGAGCAAACGCTATCAAAGTTTTAGCAAGACTACTTAATGAGTGCAACTGCGATAAACTAAGATTAGTCTCAATCGAAGGTGGTACTAAGCACAATGCCATCGCCAACGTCTCAAAGGCTACTATAGTTCATAAAGATTACGCTAAAGTTAAAGAAGCAATGAATGAATTATTCAGCCATATCAAAAAAGATTATCATATAGAAGATCCAAATATGACACTTGAATTTAAAGAAGTCAAAGCAGATAAACGCATGACAAAGAAAGATACAGATAGAATTATAAACTTCTTAATGCTTGCTCCACACGGCGTTATATACATGTCTAAGGACATAGAAGGTCTTGTAATGACAAGCTGCAACGCAGCTATATTAAGAACTGAAGCGGGTAGCGTAAACTATCTATGTTCAATCAGAAGCTCATCAGATGCAGCTTTAGTTGAAGTAAGAGAACAAGTTAGAATCATGACAGAAGTACTTGGCGGCAAAGTTGAACTTTCGGAAAGCTATCCTTCATGGGAATTCGATGAAGACCCAGTACTAAGAGACTTAGTATCAAAGGTTTACAAAGAAGAAACAGGCAAAGACGCAGAAGTAAGCGCTATACATGCAGGACTTGAATGCGGTCTACTAAAACAAATCTTACCAGATACTAAGATGATAAGCTTCGGACCAAACATCTACGACGTTCATACAGCAAGAGAGCACCTAGATATTAAGTCAACTGAAAGAATGTGGAAGTTCCTAAAGGCACTTTTAAAAGCTGTTAAGTAA
- a CDS encoding sensor histidine kinase, with the protein MFNYILKRFKKIVIRILSLLFFLLFLLMIFLYLNYRLNNKYPNPNYIYSYVKENKTDTYLNKKNTAFLQEKDIWAIRLDKDGNLIESFNKPKELKNKFDIRDVARFARYYLADYPVFTYVLDDGLIVFAYPKHSLDKLPSNYYSYSKFIFNIILVLVFVILFLLFVYVLYKLDIKNILKNILPLQRAIDKLYEDDYEKLDEYGELKDLMATINEANEKYKNLKKSQCKWIRGVSHDVRTPLAKISWEVNKKNPDKKLIQDEVLKISNILEGLNLTISLSNIDKENFTCENPLKIIRKLIVDKLNENPDRDITFENNIENQDIKIKLDENLFYRMLENILKNALTYTSGKIKVVLNESKDMISITISDEGCGLSEDIIRRINEEDLTNITKHGLGLFISKQIAELHDAEFIINNKNPGLEVSFVFKGRSQF; encoded by the coding sequence ATGTTTAATTATATATTAAAAAGATTTAAAAAAATTGTAATTAGAATACTAAGCTTATTATTCTTTCTATTATTTTTACTTATGATTTTTCTCTACCTAAACTATAGATTAAATAATAAATATCCAAACCCTAATTATATTTACTCCTATGTGAAAGAAAATAAAACGGATACTTATCTAAACAAGAAAAATACAGCGTTTTTACAAGAAAAAGATATTTGGGCTATAAGACTCGATAAAGATGGAAATCTTATAGAGAGCTTTAACAAGCCAAAAGAGCTTAAAAATAAGTTTGACATAAGAGATGTTGCAAGATTTGCGAGATACTACTTAGCTGACTACCCTGTATTTACCTACGTTTTAGACGATGGCCTAATTGTCTTTGCATATCCGAAACATTCCTTGGACAAATTACCTTCGAATTACTATAGTTACAGCAAATTTATTTTCAATATAATACTTGTTTTAGTATTTGTAATTTTATTCTTATTATTTGTCTATGTGCTTTATAAATTAGATATTAAAAATATCCTTAAAAATATACTCCCACTGCAAAGAGCAATTGATAAGCTGTATGAGGACGACTATGAAAAGCTTGATGAATACGGCGAATTAAAAGATTTGATGGCTACCATAAACGAAGCAAATGAAAAATATAAGAACTTGAAAAAATCACAATGCAAGTGGATCAGAGGTGTGAGCCATGACGTGAGGACGCCGCTTGCTAAAATTTCTTGGGAAGTAAATAAAAAAAATCCTGATAAAAAACTTATACAGGACGAAGTTTTAAAAATTTCAAATATCTTAGAGGGTCTAAACCTCACCATATCATTATCTAACATCGATAAAGAGAATTTTACTTGTGAAAATCCTTTAAAAATAATCAGAAAACTTATAGTTGACAAACTAAATGAAAATCCCGATAGAGACATTACTTTCGAAAATAATATTGAAAATCAAGATATTAAGATCAAGTTAGATGAGAATTTATTTTATAGAATGCTTGAAAATATCTTAAAGAACGCGCTTACTTATACAAGCGGAAAAATTAAAGTTGTGCTTAATGAGAGTAAAGATATGATAAGTATCACTATATCGGACGAAGGCTGCGGATTATCTGAAGATATTATAAGAAGAATTAACGAAGAAGACTTGACTAATATAACAAAACATGGCTTAGGTCTCTTTATTTCTAAGCAAATTGCCGAGCTGCACGACGCAGAATTTATTATAAACAATAAAAACCCAGGTCTCGAAGTATCTTTTGTCTTTAAAGGTAGAAGCCAATTTTAA
- a CDS encoding response regulator transcription factor, translated as MDFRSNFSILLVDDEKSLLENLYNFLKDKGFKEVYTAKNLKESRFKLENYKIDLVVLDLMLPDGSGFDLLKEIRSTSNVAVIILSALDGIDDRRLGFENKADDYIVKPFFPDELLWRIDAVLRRSKKIKSDEKINLGKVVFDKSRGILEKNGEEIPLTAKQFKILDYLSQNINTIVSIDRILDNIWEDSYGYENTLITHIYRLREKLEDDPRNPKILITIKGLGYKLIKED; from the coding sequence ATGGATTTTAGAAGTAATTTTAGCATATTGTTAGTTGATGATGAAAAAAGTTTGCTAGAAAATTTATATAATTTTTTGAAAGACAAGGGTTTTAAAGAAGTTTATACTGCCAAAAACTTGAAGGAGTCCAGATTTAAATTAGAAAATTATAAAATTGATTTGGTAGTTTTAGACCTAATGCTTCCAGACGGCAGCGGCTTTGATCTATTAAAGGAGATAAGAAGCACGTCTAATGTAGCTGTTATAATACTATCTGCACTCGATGGCATTGATGACAGAAGATTAGGCTTTGAAAATAAGGCCGACGACTACATAGTCAAGCCCTTCTTTCCTGATGAGCTTCTTTGGAGGATAGATGCAGTTTTAAGAAGAAGTAAAAAAATTAAAAGTGATGAGAAAATTAATTTAGGTAAGGTAGTTTTTGATAAATCGAGAGGGATACTTGAAAAAAATGGTGAAGAAATTCCTTTAACAGCAAAGCAATTTAAAATTTTAGATTATTTATCCCAAAATATAAATACAATAGTTTCAATTGACCGAATTTTAGATAATATTTGGGAAGACTCTTATGGTTACGAAAATACTTTGATAACGCACATATACAGGCTCAGAGAAAAGCTTGAAGACGATCCAAGAAATCCCAAGATTTTGATTACAATAAAGGGTCTTGGCTACAAACTAATTAAAGAGGATTAA